The Rathayibacter caricis DSM 15933 genomic sequence CGACCGCGATCGACGACTCGCGCATCGCCCGCTTCGGCTGCGTGCGCGCGATCGAGGACGCGGCCGCCACGGCTCACGCGGCGCTCGACTCCGAGGACCCCGGCGAGTCGCTCGAGTCGCTCGAGGGCCAGCTCGGCCCCCACGGCCTCGTCTCGCTCGTCGAGATCGCGCTCGACCGCCTCGACCCCTGACCCGCAGACCGACACCGCACACCCGCACGCACCCGCACACCGCAGACACCGCACCGCACACCACAGCAGAGGACACCATGAAGACACGACGCCTGATACCCACCGCCACCGTCCTGGCCGTCACCGCCGCCCTCACCGGCTGCAGCGGCTTCGGAGGAGGGGGCGGCGGCGGATCCGACGCCGACTCCCTCACCTTCACCACCTGGGCCAGCGAGTCCGAGCAGGCGGCCTTCGAGTCGCTGATCACCGACTTCGAGGCGGCGAACGAGGGCGTCGACGTGCAGCTCAACGTCGTCCCCTACGACCAGATGTTCAGCAACATCGACGCGCAGCTGAGCTCGGGCGAGGCGCCCGACGTGTTCCGCGTCGACTACGGCAACCTCGGCGTCTACTCGAGCCAGGAGCAGCTGCTCGACGTGAGCGAGTACTTCACCCAGGAGCAGATCGACGCGTTCACGCCCGCCTTCTGGGAGGCCGTCTCCTACGAGGGCGTGCCCTACGGCGTCCCGCACCAGACCGACGTCTCGGCGCTGCTCGTCAACACCGAGCTGCTCGCCGCCGCGGGCATCACCGAGGTGCCGACCACGCTCGACGAGGCCTGGACCTGGGAGGAGTTCGCCGACGTCGCCACGACGCTGCGCGCCTCCCTCCCCGCCGAGCAGTACCCGTTCGTCTACAACTGGCAGCTCGGCGGCACCCCGCGCTGGCTGAGCTGGCTGTTCGAGGCCGACGGCGCCCTGCTCGAGGAGGACGGCACCACGCCCGCCATCGACTCCCCCGAGGGCGCGAAGGCGCTCGACTTCACGAAGAGCTTCTTCGAGAACGACTGGGTGCCCCCGACCAGCTCGGTCAAGTCGGCCACCTACGCCGACTCCTTCTTCACGGAGGAGACCGCCGCGATGGCCTTCGCCGGCTCGTTCCTCGTGCCCGACATCGACGACCTCGCCGACTTCGAGTGGGTCGCGACTCCGATGCCCGTCGACCAGCGCGGAGCGACCGACCTCGGCGGCAACGCCCTCGTCGCCACCGCCGACACCGCGAACCCCGAGCTGGCCGCCGAGTTCCTGACCTTCATGACCGAGGCCGAGACCATGGCCGAGTTCTGCGCGGCGACGAACGAGCTGCCCACCCGCTCCGACATCGACCCCGCCTCGATCGAGTTCGCGGTGCGCCCGGACGTCATGCCCGTCTTCGTCGAGCAGGCCTCGACGATCACGCCGCGCGACGTGCAGCAGCTCACCTCGCCGTTCCTCGCGCAGATCTCGGTCGCGATGCAGGACCAGCTCGAGCAGGCCTTCGTGAACGGCCGCAGCACCGAGGAGACGCTGGCCGACCTCTCCGACGCCATCGGGCAGGCGACCAGCTGATGACCACCGCCGCACTCCGCGGCCGGGAAGGCGCCCCCGCGCCCGCCCGGCGGCGGTCGGCCGCCCGCACCCGGGAGGCGCTCACGGGCTACGGCTTCGTGGCGCCGAACATGCTGCTGATGGCGCTGTTCCTCTTCGTGCCGATCCTGTGGGCGGTCCAGCTGTCGTTCCAGGACTCGCGCGGCTTCGGCACGCCGGAGTGGGTCGGGTTCGCGAACTACCTGCGGATGGGCGCGGATCCGGTCTTCTGGCAGAGCCTCGCCAACACGCTGCTGTTCACCGCCGTGACGGTGCCGATCGAGCTGATCGGCGGGCTGGGCCTGGCCGTGCTGCTCAACTCGGTGCTGCCCGCGCGCGGCGTCTACCGCACGATCATCGTGCTGCCGCTGGTCATCTCCGGAGTCGCCTCCGGCATGATCGCGGTCACGATCTTCAGCGAGTCCTCCGGCATCGTGAACAAGGTGCTGACCTCGCTCGGCGCCTCGCCCGTCTCGTGGCAGTCCGAGGGCGCGCCCGCGATGATCTCGGTGATGATCACCGCGATCTGGCTGCGGATCGGCTTCAACATGGTGATCTACATCGCCGGCCTGCAGAGCGTCTCGCCCGAGCTCCACGAGGCCGCGCGGATCGACGGAGCGACGCGCTGGCAGCAGTTCCGCGCGCTGACGGTGCCGCTGGTCGGCCCGTCGACGTTCTTCCTGCTGATCATGAACGTGATCGCCTCGTTCCAGGTCTTCGACATCGTCTTCGTGATGACCGGCGGCGGACCGGGCTTCTCGACCTCCGTGCTCGGCACCTACGCCTACCGCAACGGCTTCCAGGTGCGCGAGCAGGGCTACGGAGCGGCGCTGGGCGTCGTGATCCTGCTCATCACGCTCCTCTTCACCTACGTCCAGTGGCGCACCAGCCGCACCCGCGACCTCGTCGAATAGGACCCCTCCCGTGACTTCCTCGACCCTCACCCAGATCGCGCCGGCCGTCGACGCGACCCGCGCTGCCTCCGGGACCCGCCGTCGTCGCAGCGGTCGGGACGGCTCCCGCGCCGGCGTCGCCCTGCGCATCGTCGTCGCCGTGATCGCCTCGGCGATCGTCTTCTTCCCGCTCTACTGGATGCTCGTCATCGCGTTCTCGCCCCGCGGCGAGGTCTTCGCGCCCGGCCCGCCCCGGTTCTGGCCGAGCACCCTCAGCCTCGAGAACTTCGCCACCGTGTTCGAGCGCTTCCCGGTCGGCGACTGGTTCGTCAACTCCGTCGTCATCGGCGCCTTCGTGACGGCGCTCACCGTCGCGGTGAACCTCACCGCGGGCTGGGCGTTCGCGCGACTGCGCTTCCCGGGGCGCAACGCCCTGTTCCTCCTGGCGCTCGCGACGATGATGATCCCGGTGCAGGCGATCATGGTCGCCCAGTTCCGGCTGGTCGCCGGGCTCGAGATCTACGGCACCTACTGGTCGGTGATCCTGCCGGGGGCCGCCGCGGCGTTCGGCATCTTCCTCGCCCGGCAGTTCTTCCTCTCGATCCCGGAGGAGCTGCTCGAGGCCGCGCGGATCGACGGAGCCGGTCAGCTGCGCGTGTTCCTCCAGGTGGTGCTGCCGCTCAGCCGCCCGCTGATCGCGGTGCTCGTGCTGCTGACGCTGCTCGGCTCGTGGAACGACTTCGCCTGGCCGCTGATCGCACTGAAGGACAACGACCTGTTCACGCTGCCGATCGGACTGCTGTACCTCAAGGGGCAGTCGACGCCGGACTACAGCGCGAGCATGGCGCTGGCCCTGGTCTCGGTGCTGCCGATGGTGGTGCTTTTCCTGGCCTTCCAGCGCTACTTCGTCCAGGGCTTCGCGCGGAGCGGGATCCGGTAGCGAGGGCGTTCTCGCTGGTCGAGCAGCCGCGCAGGGGCGCCGGCCACTCGATCAGCGAGAAGGGAGCCGCAAGGCCACCCTCAGGCCAGTGCGCGCGGCGCCCCGCTGAGGATCGAGCGGCGCTTCTCGGCCTCGCCCCGCTCGATCGCCTCCGCGGCCGCGACGACCGACTCCGCCTCCGATGCCTTCACCACCACGACCCCGTCCGCGTCGCCGACGACCAGGTCCCCAGGAGCGACGACCACGCCCGAGATCGCGACCGGCTCGTCGAGGCGCCCCGGTCCGTGCTTGTACGGCCCCGCCGGGCTGACCGCCCGCGCGAACACCGGCATCCCGACGTCGCCCAGCGTGCCGGCGTCGCGCACCGCTCCGTCGACGACGAAACCC encodes the following:
- a CDS encoding ABC transporter substrate-binding protein; translation: MKTRRLIPTATVLAVTAALTGCSGFGGGGGGGSDADSLTFTTWASESEQAAFESLITDFEAANEGVDVQLNVVPYDQMFSNIDAQLSSGEAPDVFRVDYGNLGVYSSQEQLLDVSEYFTQEQIDAFTPAFWEAVSYEGVPYGVPHQTDVSALLVNTELLAAAGITEVPTTLDEAWTWEEFADVATTLRASLPAEQYPFVYNWQLGGTPRWLSWLFEADGALLEEDGTTPAIDSPEGAKALDFTKSFFENDWVPPTSSVKSATYADSFFTEETAAMAFAGSFLVPDIDDLADFEWVATPMPVDQRGATDLGGNALVATADTANPELAAEFLTFMTEAETMAEFCAATNELPTRSDIDPASIEFAVRPDVMPVFVEQASTITPRDVQQLTSPFLAQISVAMQDQLEQAFVNGRSTEETLADLSDAIGQATS
- a CDS encoding carbohydrate ABC transporter permease yields the protein MTTAALRGREGAPAPARRRSAARTREALTGYGFVAPNMLLMALFLFVPILWAVQLSFQDSRGFGTPEWVGFANYLRMGADPVFWQSLANTLLFTAVTVPIELIGGLGLAVLLNSVLPARGVYRTIIVLPLVISGVASGMIAVTIFSESSGIVNKVLTSLGASPVSWQSEGAPAMISVMITAIWLRIGFNMVIYIAGLQSVSPELHEAARIDGATRWQQFRALTVPLVGPSTFFLLIMNVIASFQVFDIVFVMTGGGPGFSTSVLGTYAYRNGFQVREQGYGAALGVVILLITLLFTYVQWRTSRTRDLVE
- a CDS encoding carbohydrate ABC transporter permease, coding for MTSSTLTQIAPAVDATRAASGTRRRRSGRDGSRAGVALRIVVAVIASAIVFFPLYWMLVIAFSPRGEVFAPGPPRFWPSTLSLENFATVFERFPVGDWFVNSVVIGAFVTALTVAVNLTAGWAFARLRFPGRNALFLLALATMMIPVQAIMVAQFRLVAGLEIYGTYWSVILPGAAAAFGIFLARQFFLSIPEELLEAARIDGAGQLRVFLQVVLPLSRPLIAVLVLLTLLGSWNDFAWPLIALKDNDLFTLPIGLLYLKGQSTPDYSASMALALVSVLPMVVLFLAFQRYFVQGFARSGIR
- a CDS encoding methyltransferase, with protein sequence MSRIPLITDELIDRARLLPTANIGDAQERFGIASGLHPVWAGARLAGRAFTVWTRPGDNLLIHRALDAAQPGDVIVVNGGGDVTRALIGDLIGLRADTLGIAGFVVDGAVRDAGTLGDVGMPVFARAVSPAGPYKHGPGRLDEPVAISGVVVAPGDLVVGDADGVVVVKASEAESVVAAAEAIERGEAEKRRSILSGAPRALA